In a single window of the Deinococcus aerolatus genome:
- a CDS encoding carbohydrate ABC transporter permease has protein sequence MTTHPARPDERPAATAGQPQPRRRVNTPTLLAYVVLSVGIVVTLFPFMWMLLTSLKGFQELFNLSFLPAAPTLDNYRQVLVETEFIRWFGNSLLVAGVTTASVLFFDSMVGYTLAKFDFPGKNIIFILILSTLMIPTEMLVIPWFVGVSDLQLTQSTPGAYFAIMFPGLISAFGVFLMRQFFETLPDDLLEAARIDGMSEFGIFWRIALPLVRPALASLAIFTFLGNWNAFLWPLIVIQKPEFRTLPVGTALFNGEAGTQWGLIMAASSLAVIPVLIVFAIFQKQIIEGIVLTGMKG, from the coding sequence ATGACCACCCATCCCGCCCGCCCCGACGAGCGCCCCGCCGCCACCGCCGGCCAGCCCCAGCCGCGCCGCCGCGTGAACACCCCCACGCTGCTGGCCTACGTCGTGCTGAGCGTGGGCATCGTGGTCACGCTGTTTCCCTTCATGTGGATGCTGCTGACCAGTCTCAAGGGGTTTCAGGAGCTGTTTAACCTGTCGTTCCTGCCCGCCGCGCCGACCCTGGACAACTACCGCCAGGTGCTGGTGGAAACCGAATTCATCCGCTGGTTCGGCAACAGCCTGCTGGTGGCCGGGGTCACCACCGCCAGCGTGCTGTTCTTCGATTCGATGGTGGGCTACACCCTGGCAAAATTCGATTTCCCCGGCAAGAACATCATCTTTATCCTGATCCTGTCCACGCTGATGATCCCCACCGAGATGCTGGTGATTCCGTGGTTCGTGGGCGTCAGCGACCTGCAGCTGACCCAGAGCACCCCCGGCGCGTACTTTGCGATCATGTTTCCGGGGCTGATCAGCGCCTTCGGGGTCTTTCTGATGCGGCAGTTCTTCGAGACGCTGCCCGACGACCTGCTGGAAGCGGCCCGCATCGACGGCATGAGCGAGTTCGGCATCTTCTGGCGCATTGCGCTGCCGCTGGTGCGCCCGGCGCTGGCCAGCCTGGCGATCTTTACCTTCCTGGGCAACTGGAACGCCTTCCTGTGGCCGCTGATCGTGATTCAGAAACCCGAGTTCCGCACGCTGCCGGTGGGCACGGCGCTGTTCAACGGCGAGGCCGGCACGCAGTGGGGCCTGATCATGGCGGCCAGCAGCCTGGCGGTGATTCCAGTGCTGATCGTGTTCGCCATCTTCCAGAAACAGATTATCGAGGGCATCGTGCTGACGGGAATGAAGGGATGA
- a CDS encoding carbohydrate ABC transporter permease — MTSTAPTSTTPPRPRRGGSMRRHQTRTAYTFLLVPLIFFLIVRFLPTLSALRLSVFDWNILKEQQPFVGIENYERLFADEKFGQALRNTALYAVIGVPAQIALGLVVALMLNRIQALRGLFRALYFAPYVTPIVAAAWVWQWLFSPQFGPINTFLIWLNIPPQNFLTSPTQSLATTAALVVWQNLGFQIVLFLAGLAAIPRSYYEAAEIDGANGTQTFWKITLPLLNPTIVFSVVTGTISYLQLFTQVVNLNFTDQGGPLGSTMTVALYIYQIAFGRYQMGYASAITVVLFLIILAITLIQLRFLTRKYDL, encoded by the coding sequence ATGACCAGCACGGCGCCCACGTCCACCACCCCCCCCAGGCCCCGCCGGGGCGGCTCGATGCGCCGGCATCAGACCCGCACGGCCTACACGTTCCTGCTCGTTCCGCTGATCTTCTTTCTGATCGTGCGCTTTTTGCCTACCCTCTCCGCCCTGCGCCTGAGCGTGTTCGACTGGAACATTCTCAAAGAGCAGCAGCCCTTCGTGGGGATCGAGAACTACGAGCGCCTGTTCGCCGACGAGAAGTTCGGGCAGGCGCTGCGCAACACGGCGCTGTACGCGGTGATCGGCGTTCCGGCCCAGATCGCCCTGGGGCTGGTGGTGGCACTGATGCTCAACCGCATCCAGGCGCTGCGGGGCCTGTTCCGGGCGCTGTATTTCGCTCCCTACGTGACCCCCATCGTGGCCGCCGCATGGGTCTGGCAGTGGCTGTTCAGCCCGCAGTTCGGCCCGATCAACACCTTCCTGATCTGGCTGAACATTCCGCCGCAGAACTTCCTGACCTCGCCCACCCAGTCCCTGGCGACGACGGCGGCCCTGGTGGTGTGGCAGAACCTGGGCTTCCAGATCGTGCTGTTCCTCGCCGGTCTCGCGGCCATCCCGCGCAGCTACTACGAGGCCGCCGAGATCGACGGCGCGAACGGCACGCAGACGTTCTGGAAGATCACGCTGCCGCTGCTCAACCCCACCATCGTGTTCAGCGTGGTTACCGGCACCATCTCCTATCTACAGCTGTTCACCCAGGTCGTCAACCTGAACTTCACCGACCAGGGCGGCCCGCTGGGCAGCACCATGACCGTGGCGCTGTACATCTACCAGATCGCTTTCGGCCGCTACCAGATGGGCTACGCCTCGGCCATCACGGTGGTGCTGTTCCTGATCATCCTGGCCATCACCCTCATCCAGCTGCGTTTCCTAACCCGGAAGTACGACCTGTGA